From Halomicrobium salinisoli, the proteins below share one genomic window:
- a CDS encoding helix-turn-helix domain-containing protein: MTLFAEYGIRCEALPLVEVADAVPEAEMTVEMHPNGDGYRLFVVHLTAGPIEDVEAAFESAGFVGEYSLIGAVGDRRRYKIVPGVSMEGQLGDAVDDLDDLRALAATDFLMEEIRVTRTGWVQAGWFADRDVLERFRAFWQRNGGFRLRRLSREADPAAPADGLTDCQREALLTAREMGYFEVPRTASLGDVADELGITASSLSERLRRAQDRLVERAIETPINARTAESQR, translated from the coding sequence ATGACTCTCTTCGCCGAGTACGGGATCCGCTGTGAGGCCCTCCCTCTCGTCGAGGTGGCCGACGCCGTCCCGGAGGCCGAGATGACGGTCGAGATGCACCCCAACGGCGACGGCTACCGGCTGTTCGTCGTCCATCTGACTGCTGGCCCGATCGAGGACGTCGAGGCCGCCTTCGAGTCCGCCGGGTTCGTCGGCGAGTACTCGCTGATCGGCGCGGTCGGCGACCGGCGGCGGTACAAGATCGTTCCCGGCGTCAGCATGGAGGGCCAGCTCGGCGACGCCGTCGACGACCTCGACGACCTGCGCGCGCTCGCCGCCACGGACTTCCTCATGGAGGAGATCCGGGTCACCCGGACGGGCTGGGTCCAGGCCGGCTGGTTCGCCGATCGAGACGTGCTCGAGCGGTTCCGGGCGTTCTGGCAGCGCAACGGCGGCTTCCGGCTCCGGCGGCTCTCCCGCGAGGCCGACCCGGCGGCGCCCGCCGACGGCCTCACCGACTGCCAGCGCGAGGCCCTGCTGACCGCGCGCGAGATGGGGTACTTCGAGGTCCCCCGAACGGCGTCGCTGGGCGACGTCGCCGACGAACTGGGGATCACGGCTTCGTCGCTGTCCGAGCGGCTCCGGCGCGCGCAGGACCGGCTCGTGGAGCGGGCGATCGAGACGCCTATAAACGCCCGCACGGCTGAGAGTCAGCGGTAG